One Salvelinus namaycush isolate Seneca unplaced genomic scaffold, SaNama_1.0 Scaffold1985, whole genome shotgun sequence DNA window includes the following coding sequences:
- the LOC120037921 gene encoding putative uncharacterized protein DDB_G0271606 produces MQDEPQQEEQQQEEPQQEEPQQEEPQQEEPQQEEPQQEEPQQEEPQQEDPQQEDPQQEETQQEDPQQEEPQQEDPQQEEPQQEDPQQEDPQQEEPQQEEPQQEEPQQEDPQQEDPQQEEPQQEEPQQEEPQQDELQQEEPQQEEPQQDELQQEEPQQEEPQQEEPQQEDPQQEDPQQEETQQEEPQQEEPQQEDPQQEDPQQDELQQEEPQQEEPQQDELQQEEPQQEEPQQEEPQQEDPQQEDPQQDEPQQEEPQQEDPQQEEPQQEEPQQEEPQQEEPQQEEPQQEEPQQEEPQQEDPQQEDPQQEEPQREEPQREEPQREEPQREDPQREDPQREDPQREEPQREEPQQEEPQQEEPQQEEPQQEEPQQEEPQQEEPQQEEPQQEEPQQEDPQQVTVRRC; encoded by the coding sequence ATGCAGGACGAGCCGCAGCAGGAggagcagcagcaggaggagccGCAGCAGGAGGAACCGCAGCAGGAGGAGCCGCAGCAGGAGGAACCGCAGCAGGAGGAACCGCAGCAGGAGGAACCGCAGCAGGAGGAACCGCAGCAGGAGGATCCGCAGCAGGAGGATCCGCAGCAGGAGGAAACGCAGCAGGAGGATCCGCAGCAGGAGGAACCGCAGCAGGAGGATCCGCAGCAGGAGGAACCGCAGCAGGAGGATCCGCAGCAGGAGGATCCGCAGCAGGAGGAGCCGCAGCAGGAGGAACCGCAGCAGGAGGAGCCGCAGCAGGAGGATCCGCAGCAGGAGGATCCGCAGCAGGAGGAACCGCAGCAGGAGGAACCGCAGCAGGAGGAACCGCAGCAGGACGAACTGCAGCAGGAGGAACCGCAGCAGGAGGAACCGCAGCAGGACGAACTGCAGCAGGAGGAACCGCAGCAGGAGGAACCGCAGCAGGAGGAACCGCAGCAGGAGGATCCGCAGCAGGAGGATCCGCAGCAGGAGGAAACGCAGCAGGAGGAACCGCAGCAGGAGGAACCGCAGCAGGAGGACCCGCAGCAGGAGGATCCGCAGCAGGACGAACTGCAGCAGGAGGAACCGCAGCAGGAGGAACCGCAGCAGGACGAACTGCAGCAGGAGGAACCGCAGCAGGAGGAACCGCAGCAGGAGGAGCCGCAGCAGGAGGACCCGCAGCAGGAGGATCCGCAGCAGGACGAACCGCAGCAGGAGGAACCGCAGCAGGAGGATCCGCAGCAGGAGGAACCGCAGCAGGAGGAACCGCAGCAGGAGGAGCCGCAGCAGGAGGAGCCGCAGCAGGAGGAACCGCAGCAGGAGGAACCGCAGCAGGAGGAACCGCAGCAGGAGGATCCGCAGCAGGAGGATCCGCAGCAGGAGGAACCGCAGCGGGAGGAACCGCAGCGGGAGGAACCGCAGCGGGAGGAGCCGCAGCGGGAGGATCCGCAGCGGGAGGATCCGCAGCGGGAGGATCCGCAGCGGGAGGAACCGCAGCGGGAGGAACCGCAGCAGGAGGAACCGCAGCAGGAGGAGCCGCAGCAGGAGGAGCCGCAGCAGGAGGAACCGCAGCAGGAGGAGCCGCAGCAGGAGGAACCGCAGCAGGAGGAACCGCAGCAGGAGGAACCGCAGCAGGAGGATCCGCAGCAGGTTACTGTCAGACGTTGCTGA